The following are encoded in a window of Penaeus vannamei isolate JL-2024 chromosome 35, ASM4276789v1, whole genome shotgun sequence genomic DNA:
- the LOC138859341 gene encoding uncharacterized protein — translation MRVAVVRTVKGCGGLRIRVRSVAKEKVRDVAFGDMAKGLPGSFSHSRTSIKDFETLVRQAEALGLSGDAVSEYVSKLQTIHREERAKEREIQKLQIEAENQRFDRMADFFNTKKESYAVRLGSLLTGKAVDVYTSLSPEINIRMFLKENNVSTLDEAARLADLTRNRTPVPTESIYNVNFSFDDNSPRKFSTSGTINGSWVSTILRDSGCSCVIVAEQLLPDVDLSSCQWTKVFDYLGRTDTFSLVKCFIQCPYYVGWVKAVRAPLKFCSVLIGNIPGVKDHNNIDSVANKTATNSDVSGHIEPIPRTISFTKPTNDTDEYVQAVETRSCKVKRVHPLVLPKFEPLNITSAEFVKLQASCPSLSGVRCKANAGETDNMRDGSVYKYEVMNGLIYRSCMNSRFHERVGISSLVVPADCRKIILSLAHESPLAGHFSYRKTEIKGHKYILTLIDFATGFPDALPLKDVDSVFVDEALLVIFSRVGIPREILSDRGTQFTSKLMVELHKLLGINPLFTTPNHPSCNGRIERFHGTLKASLRKLCAEKPKEWHRYLIPTFFALREIPSDRTSFSPFELLYGRTVRGPMSVLKDLWENTSVTDDQRSTYQYVIELKDKLADCAKIAAQNADISSSRYRSYFDLKSQKRHFKKGDEVLVLLPDHTNKLLMAWRGPFHVLEQKNKVNYLIDENGT, via the exons ATGCGAGTAGCCGTGGTTCGCACAGTGAAGGGTTGTGGGGGTTTAAGGATTCGGGTTCGTTCGGTAGCAAAAGAAAAGGTTCGTGACGTGGCCTTCGGGGACATGGCCAAGGGACTCCCTGGGTCATTCAGTCACTCACGGACATCCATTAAAG ATTTTGAGACACTGGTGAGGCAGGCAGAGGCACTAGGACTCTCAGGTGATGCTGTGTCCGAATATGTGAGTAAACTGCAAACCATCCACAGGGAAGAAAGAGCTAAAGAGCGTGAAATTCAAAAATTACAAATTGAAGCTGAAAATCAAAG GTTTGATAGAATGGCTGACTTTTTTAATACAAAGAAGGAAAGTTATGCCGTAAGGTTAGGTAGCCTTTTGACAGGGAAAGCAGTAGATGTTTATACAAGTTTATCGCCTGAGATAA ATATCCGCATGTTTTTGAAAGAGAATAACGTCTCTACTCTTGATGAAGCTGCAAGACTTGCGGATCTTACCCGAAATCGAACCCCGGTCCCCACAGAG TCTATTTATAATGTCAACTTTTCTTTTGATGATAATTCGCCTCGCAAATTTTCAACTTCTGGTACCATCAATGGCTCTTGGGTCTCGACTATCCTCCGAGATTCCGGATGTTCTTGTGTTATTGTAGCTGAACAATTACTGCCTGATGTTGACCTGTCATCATGTCAGTGGACGAAAGTTTTTGATTATCTTGGACGTACAGACACTTTCTCTCTAGTTAAATGTTTCATACAATGTCCATATTATGTTGGATGGGTCAAAGCTGTAAGGGCGCCTCTCAAATTTTGCTCTGTATTGATTGGGAATATTCCCGGTGTTAAAGATCATAACAACATTGATTCTGTTGCTAATAAAACTGCTACAAACTCGGATGTATCTGGCCACATTGAGCCTATACCACGCACTATATCATTTACAAAACCgactaatgatactgatgaatatGTTCAAGCAGTTGAAACCAGATCGTGTAAGGTTAAGAGAGTCCATCCTTTAGTGTTACCAAAGTTTGAGCCTCTCAATATCACGTCAGCTGAATTTGTTAAACTTCAGGCTTCTTGTCCTTCTTTATCAGGAGTCAGGTGTAAAGCAAATGCGGGTGAAACAGATAACATGCGCGATGGCTCTGTGTATAAATACGAGGTCATGAATGGTTTAATCTACCGCTCCTGTATGAATTCCAGATTCCATGAAAGGGTTGGTATATCCTCTCTCGTTGTGCCTGCTGACTGTCGGAAGATCATTCTCAGTCTGGCACATGAAAGTCCACTCGCAGGCCATTTCTCGTACCGTAAGACAGAGATAAAG GGTCATAAGTACATCTTAACGTTAATAGATTTTGCCACTGGGTTCCCTGATGCTCTCCCGTTAAAAGACGTTGATTCAGTGTTTGTAGACGAGGCTTTACTAGTGATTTTCTCTCGTGTAGGTATTCCTAGGGAGATACTCTCAGACAGAGGTACACAATTTACTTCCAAATTAATGGTTGAACTCCATAAATTACTAGGTATAAATCCCCTTTTTACAACTCCTAACCACCCGAGTTGTAATGGTAGGATAGAAAGGTTCCACGGTACATTGAAGGCGTCATTGAGGAAGTTGTGTGCCGAGAAACCAAAGGAATGGCACCGGTACCTCATACCTACTTTTTTTGCATTACGGGAAATTCCGAGTGATCGTACGTCGTTTTCTCCTTTTGAACTGCTTTATGGTCGTACTGTGAGAGGGCCAATGTCAGTCCTGAAAGATTTGTGGGAAAATACTAGTGTTACTGATGATCAGCGTTCCACGTATCAGTATGTTATCGAATTGAAGGATAAATTAGCTGATTGTGCCAAGATAGCTGCTCAAAATGCCGACATCAGTTCATCTAGATATCGTTCATACTTCGATCTAAAATCACAGAAGAGACATTTTAAGAAGGGTGATGAGGTCTTGGTCTTACTTCCTGATCATACAAATAAATTACTGATGGCCTGGAGGGGTCCATTCCACGTTCttgaacaaaagaacaaagtTAATTATTTGATTGATGAGAATGGCACTTAA